A single region of the Bacteroides intestinalis DSM 17393 genome encodes:
- the trpS gene encoding tryptophan--tRNA ligase — protein MTKEKIILTGDRPTGRLHIGHYVGSLRRRVELQNSGLYDKIFVFIADAQALTDNVDNPEKVRQNVIEVALDYLACGLDPEKSTIFIQSQIAELCELSFYFMNMVTVSRLQRNPTVKAEIQLRNFDASIPVGFFTYPISQAADITAFKATTVPVGEDQEPMLEQAREIVRRFNYIYGETLVEPEILLPDNAACLRLPGTDGKAKMSKSLGNCIYLSDSADEIQKKVKSMYTDPDHLRVQDPGKVEGNPVFTYLDAFCRPEHFGLYLPDYPNLDELKAHYQRGGLGDMKVKGFLNSIMQETLEPIRNRRKEFEKDIPAIYEMLKKGCDAAREVAAATLDDVRKAMKINYFDDAELIAEQVKKFSAE, from the coding sequence ATGACTAAAGAGAAAATCATCCTCACGGGCGACCGCCCAACAGGACGCCTGCACATAGGACACTATGTAGGCTCATTGAGAAGAAGAGTAGAGTTGCAAAACTCCGGTTTATATGACAAGATATTTGTCTTCATTGCTGATGCACAAGCATTAACAGACAATGTGGACAATCCGGAAAAAGTACGCCAGAACGTTATCGAAGTGGCCCTTGACTATCTGGCATGCGGACTGGATCCGGAGAAAAGCACCATCTTCATCCAATCACAAATTGCCGAATTATGCGAGTTGAGCTTTTACTTCATGAATATGGTAACTGTGAGCCGCCTGCAACGCAATCCTACTGTGAAAGCCGAAATCCAACTACGCAACTTCGATGCCAGCATTCCCGTGGGTTTCTTCACCTACCCCATTAGCCAGGCAGCAGATATCACAGCTTTCAAGGCAACAACTGTCCCTGTAGGTGAAGACCAGGAGCCAATGCTGGAGCAAGCCCGCGAAATCGTTCGTCGCTTCAACTATATCTATGGTGAAACGCTGGTTGAACCGGAAATCCTTCTGCCTGACAATGCCGCTTGTCTGCGCCTTCCCGGAACAGACGGAAAAGCCAAAATGAGCAAGAGCCTGGGTAACTGTATCTACCTTTCCGACTCTGCCGACGAAATACAGAAAAAAGTGAAGAGCATGTACACCGATCCCGATCACTTGCGTGTACAAGACCCGGGTAAAGTAGAGGGCAATCCTGTCTTCACCTATCTGGATGCCTTCTGCCGTCCCGAACACTTCGGTCTTTACCTGCCCGACTATCCGAATCTCGATGAACTGAAAGCGCATTATCAACGTGGCGGTCTGGGTGATATGAAGGTGAAAGGATTCCTGAACTCCATCATGCAGGAGACACTGGAACCGATTCGCAACCGCCGTAAAGAGTTTGAGAAAGATATACCTGCCATCTATGAGATGCTGAAGAAAGGCTGTGATGCGGCACGCGAAGTTGCTGCTGCCACACTGGACGATGTACGCAAAGCGATGAAGATAAACTATTTCGACGATGCGGAACTGATAGCTGAACAGGTGAAGAAATTCAGTGCAGAATAA
- the carB gene encoding carbamoyl-phosphate synthase (glutamine-hydrolyzing) large subunit translates to MEKNLKKVLVLGSGALKIGQAGEFDYSGSQALKALREEGISSVLVNPNIATIQTSEGIADKVYFLPVTTYFVEEIIKKEQPDGILLAFGGQTALNCGAELYTSGILNKYGVRVLGTSVEAIMYTEDRDLFVKKLDEIEMKTPVSQAVESMEDAIAAAERIGFPVMVRSAYALGGLGSGICQDKEEFLKLAESSFAFSKQILVEESLKGWKEIEFEVIRDANDHCFTVASMENFDPLGIHTGESIVVAPTCSLTDEQVKMLQDLSTKCIRHLGIVGECNIQYAFNAETNDYRVIEVNARLSRSSALASKATGYPLAFVAAKIALGYTLDQIGEMGTPNSAYVAPQLDYLICKIPRWDLTKFVGVSREIGSSMKSVGEIMSIGRSFEEIIQKGLRMIGQGMHGFVGNDLHFDDLDRELSRPTDLRVFAIAEALENGYTIDRIFDLTKIDPWFLGKLKNIVDYKLKLSQYNKVEDIPADVLRQAKVLGFSDFQIARFVLDPQGNMEKENLMVRARRKELGILPAVKRINTVASEHPELTNYLYMTYAVEGYDVNYYKNEKSVVVLGSGAYRIGSSVEFDWCSVNAVQTARKLGYKSIMINYNPETVSTDYDMCDRLYFDELSFERVLDVIDLEQPRGVIVSVGGQIPNNLAMKLHRQSVPILGTSPISIDRAENRNKFSAMLDQLGIDQPAWQELTSLEDVKGFVEKVGYPVLVRPSYVLSGAAMNVCYDEEELENFLKMAAEVSKEYPVVISQFLQNTKEIEFDAVAQNGEVVEYAISEHVEFAGVHSGDATLVFPAQKIYFATARRIKKISRQIAKELNISGPFNIQFLARNNEVKVIECNLRASRSFPFVSKVLKRNFIETATRIMLDAPYTRPDKSAFDIDWIGVKASQFSFSRLHKADPVLGVDMSSTGEVGCIGDDFSEALLSAMIATGFQIPQKGVMFSSGAMKSKVDLLESSRVLFDKGYKIYATAGTAAFLNAHGVSTEAVYWPDERPDAENNVMKMIAEHKFDLIVNIPKNHTKRELTNGYRIRRGAIDHNIPLITNARLASAFIEAFCELKLEDIAIKSWQEYK, encoded by the coding sequence ATGGAAAAGAATTTGAAGAAAGTGTTGGTCTTGGGCTCAGGTGCACTCAAGATCGGTCAGGCCGGGGAGTTCGACTATTCCGGTTCGCAAGCATTGAAAGCTTTGCGTGAAGAAGGTATCAGTTCAGTATTGGTAAACCCGAACATTGCGACTATCCAGACTTCGGAAGGTATCGCAGATAAGGTTTATTTCCTGCCTGTAACTACTTATTTCGTAGAAGAAATCATCAAGAAGGAACAACCTGATGGTATCCTGTTGGCTTTCGGTGGTCAGACTGCCTTGAACTGCGGTGCTGAGTTGTACACAAGTGGTATCCTGAACAAATATGGTGTACGCGTATTGGGTACTTCGGTAGAAGCTATCATGTATACGGAAGACCGTGACCTCTTCGTGAAGAAACTGGACGAGATCGAGATGAAGACTCCTGTCAGCCAGGCTGTAGAGAGCATGGAAGATGCTATTGCGGCTGCTGAACGCATTGGCTTCCCGGTTATGGTTCGATCTGCTTACGCACTGGGTGGTTTGGGCAGCGGTATCTGTCAGGATAAGGAAGAGTTCCTGAAACTGGCTGAAAGCTCCTTCGCTTTCTCTAAACAAATTCTGGTAGAAGAGTCTCTGAAAGGTTGGAAAGAAATTGAGTTCGAGGTAATCCGTGATGCAAATGACCACTGCTTTACAGTGGCAAGCATGGAAAACTTCGACCCGCTGGGTATCCATACGGGAGAGTCTATCGTAGTAGCTCCGACTTGTTCACTGACTGACGAACAGGTGAAGATGTTGCAAGACCTCTCTACAAAGTGTATCCGTCACTTGGGTATCGTGGGTGAATGTAACATTCAGTATGCATTCAATGCTGAAACAAACGACTACCGTGTGATCGAGGTAAATGCTCGTCTGTCCCGTTCTTCGGCTTTGGCTTCTAAGGCTACAGGATATCCGTTGGCATTCGTTGCCGCTAAGATTGCATTGGGCTATACACTCGACCAGATTGGTGAAATGGGAACTCCGAATTCTGCATACGTGGCTCCGCAACTGGATTACCTGATTTGTAAAATCCCTCGTTGGGACTTGACGAAGTTCGTTGGTGTATCTCGCGAAATCGGTTCCAGCATGAAGTCTGTTGGTGAAATCATGTCTATCGGACGCTCTTTCGAAGAAATTATCCAGAAGGGGTTGCGTATGATCGGTCAAGGTATGCATGGATTTGTAGGCAACGACCTGCACTTTGATGATCTGGACCGCGAACTTTCACGTCCTACGGACTTGCGTGTGTTCGCTATTGCTGAAGCTTTGGAAAATGGCTATACAATAGACCGTATCTTCGACCTGACGAAGATCGATCCCTGGTTCCTTGGCAAATTGAAGAACATTGTTGACTATAAGTTGAAACTTTCTCAATATAATAAGGTGGAAGATATTCCGGCAGATGTATTGCGTCAAGCAAAAGTGCTGGGCTTCTCTGACTTCCAGATTGCACGTTTTGTACTCGATCCGCAAGGTAATATGGAGAAGGAAAACCTGATGGTGCGTGCCCGTCGTAAAGAGTTGGGTATTCTGCCGGCAGTGAAGCGTATCAATACCGTAGCTTCCGAGCATCCGGAACTGACTAACTACCTGTACATGACATATGCCGTTGAAGGGTATGATGTGAACTATTATAAGAATGAAAAATCAGTAGTTGTACTGGGTTCCGGTGCTTACCGTATCGGTTCTTCCGTAGAGTTCGACTGGTGTTCGGTAAATGCAGTGCAGACAGCACGCAAGTTGGGTTATAAGTCTATTATGATCAATTACAACCCCGAAACTGTATCTACTGACTACGATATGTGCGACCGTCTTTACTTCGACGAACTTTCTTTCGAACGTGTACTTGATGTTATCGACCTGGAACAGCCTCGTGGTGTAATTGTATCTGTAGGTGGACAGATTCCGAACAATCTGGCAATGAAGCTGCACCGTCAGTCAGTACCCATCCTGGGAACTTCTCCTATCTCTATCGACCGTGCTGAAAACCGTAACAAGTTCTCTGCAATGCTCGACCAACTGGGTATTGACCAGCCGGCTTGGCAGGAACTTACCAGTCTGGAAGATGTGAAAGGTTTCGTAGAAAAGGTCGGTTATCCGGTATTGGTTCGTCCGTCTTATGTGCTTTCGGGTGCTGCGATGAACGTATGCTATGATGAAGAAGAATTGGAAAACTTCTTGAAGATGGCTGCTGAGGTATCAAAGGAATATCCGGTAGTAATCTCTCAATTCTTGCAGAATACAAAAGAAATCGAATTTGATGCTGTAGCACAGAATGGTGAAGTGGTGGAATATGCTATTTCCGAGCATGTGGAATTTGCGGGTGTGCACTCTGGTGATGCTACGTTGGTATTCCCGGCACAGAAGATTTACTTTGCTACGGCACGTCGCATTAAGAAGATCAGCCGTCAGATTGCGAAGGAACTCAATATCTCCGGTCCGTTCAACATCCAGTTCCTGGCACGTAACAATGAAGTGAAGGTAATCGAGTGTAACCTTCGTGCTTCTCGTAGCTTCCCGTTTGTTTCTAAAGTGCTGAAACGCAACTTTATAGAAACGGCTACCCGCATCATGCTGGATGCTCCTTATACACGTCCTGATAAATCAGCATTCGATATTGATTGGATCGGTGTGAAAGCTTCTCAGTTCTCCTTCTCTCGTTTGCACAAGGCAGACCCGGTACTGGGTGTGGATATGTCTTCTACGGGTGAAGTTGGTTGTATCGGTGATGACTTCTCAGAAGCATTGCTGAGTGCAATGATTGCTACAGGTTTCCAGATACCTCAAAAAGGTGTTATGTTCTCTTCCGGTGCAATGAAATCAAAAGTAGATTTGTTGGAGTCCAGTCGTGTACTTTTCGATAAAGGCTACAAGATTTATGCAACGGCAGGTACGGCTGCGTTCTTGAATGCTCATGGTGTATCTACCGAAGCTGTTTACTGGCCGGATGAACGCCCTGATGCTGAGAACAATGTAATGAAGATGATAGCTGAACACAAGTTCGACTTGATCGTTAACATTCCGAAGAACCATACGAAGCGTGAATTGACGAACGGTTACCGTATTCGTCGTGGTGCTATCGACCATAACATTCCGTTGATTACGAATGCTCGTCTGGCAAGTGCCTTTATCGAAGCATTCTGCGAATTGAAGCTGGAAGATATTGCTATCAAGAGTTGGCAAGAATATAAGTAA
- a CDS encoding HU family DNA-binding protein, whose amino-acid sequence MAEYEMQESNLPNEEGKRILFPRMKLWNQVNLEYIASNINYASTFTPGDIIGLVHSLTQEIAYQMAQGNSVKVDGLGIFTPALGLRKGKERESGEKKGQRRNAMSICVQNINFRADKQFIEETGRRCILNRSEIKPNRSSSKYTPEQRLQLAQKYLEEHPYMRVNDYCQLTGLLRNTAAKELKHWSEMPETCITTNGRGSHKLYVKRKETAFP is encoded by the coding sequence ATGGCTGAATATGAAATGCAGGAGTCGAACCTGCCAAATGAAGAGGGCAAACGAATCCTCTTTCCACGCATGAAGTTATGGAACCAAGTAAATCTGGAATACATTGCGAGCAACATTAATTATGCCAGTACCTTCACCCCGGGAGACATCATCGGATTGGTACACTCGCTCACCCAAGAGATTGCCTACCAAATGGCACAAGGCAATTCGGTAAAGGTAGACGGACTGGGCATCTTCACGCCAGCACTGGGATTGCGCAAAGGCAAAGAACGGGAATCGGGCGAGAAAAAGGGACAGCGACGAAATGCGATGAGCATCTGCGTACAGAATATTAATTTCCGTGCCGACAAGCAATTCATCGAGGAAACCGGAAGACGCTGCATATTAAACCGCTCGGAGATAAAGCCCAACCGCTCATCCTCAAAATACACGCCGGAACAACGGTTACAACTGGCACAAAAATATCTGGAAGAACATCCTTATATGAGAGTGAATGACTATTGCCAACTAACCGGTCTGCTGCGAAACACCGCCGCCAAGGAGCTGAAGCACTGGAGTGAAATGCCGGAAACATGCATTACTACCAACGGACGAGGTTCGCATAAGCTCTATGTGAAGCGGAAAGAAACAGCTTTTCCTTGA
- a CDS encoding OmpA family protein — MKKILMLLALAGLTSAAWAQNSTSEVVEYEVIQVQDKYQVITNPFWSNWFFSIGGGAEATFGDNDSAGSFGKRISPTLNVSVGKWFTPGLGLRLQYSGLQARGFTYDAGADYVKGTQMKDGYYKQRFDYMNLHADVMFNLNALFGGYNQHRVYEIIPYVGAGFTHNYSKPHREALSVNAGIINKFRISNAFDINLELSAMGVEDKFDGEVGGDHGYDGVLSATVGLTYRFPARGFRRPMPQLISQIELAAMQDKLAAMGAQNAQLKNALIQAQNQPVAEVTETEVIVPDPDIAPRTVFFTIGSAELSPREIMNLSYLAEQMKQFPNVTYTVNGYADSATGTPAFNKELSLKRAQAVKDALVKNYGIAADRLNIEAGGGVDKFGQPILNRVVLVKSAN, encoded by the coding sequence ATGAAAAAGATTCTAATGTTGCTGGCTTTGGCCGGTCTGACTTCTGCCGCCTGGGCGCAGAACAGTACAAGTGAAGTTGTAGAGTATGAAGTAATCCAGGTACAGGATAAGTATCAGGTGATAACGAATCCTTTCTGGAGCAATTGGTTCTTCTCTATTGGCGGTGGTGCCGAAGCTACATTTGGTGATAACGATTCAGCCGGAAGTTTTGGCAAACGTATTAGTCCGACACTGAATGTTTCCGTCGGTAAATGGTTTACCCCTGGTTTAGGATTGCGTTTGCAATATAGCGGTCTTCAAGCAAGAGGTTTCACATATGATGCAGGAGCAGATTATGTAAAAGGCACTCAGATGAAAGACGGTTATTATAAACAGCGTTTTGATTATATGAACCTCCATGCTGATGTGATGTTCAATCTGAATGCGCTTTTCGGTGGTTACAATCAGCATCGTGTTTATGAAATTATTCCTTATGTCGGTGCCGGTTTTACCCACAACTATTCAAAACCTCATCGCGAGGCATTGTCTGTGAATGCAGGTATCATCAATAAATTCCGTATTTCGAATGCATTCGATATTAATCTGGAATTAAGTGCAATGGGCGTTGAAGATAAATTCGATGGTGAAGTTGGTGGCGATCATGGATATGATGGCGTACTGAGTGCTACAGTCGGTTTGACTTACCGTTTCCCTGCCCGTGGTTTCCGTCGTCCGATGCCGCAGTTGATTTCTCAAATCGAGTTGGCTGCTATGCAAGATAAGTTGGCCGCAATGGGTGCGCAGAATGCACAGTTGAAGAATGCTTTGATACAGGCTCAAAACCAACCGGTAGCCGAAGTTACAGAAACAGAAGTAATCGTTCCGGATCCGGATATCGCACCGCGTACTGTATTCTTCACAATCGGTTCTGCTGAACTGTCTCCGCGTGAAATCATGAATTTGTCTTATCTGGCAGAACAGATGAAGCAGTTCCCGAATGTAACTTACACCGTGAATGGTTATGCAGACTCTGCAACCGGTACTCCGGCATTCAACAAAGAATTGAGCTTGAAACGTGCACAAGCTGTTAAAGATGCACTGGTTAAGAATTACGGTATTGCTGCCGACCGCTTGAATATTGAAGCTGGTGGTGGTGTAGACAAATTTGGTCAGCCAATTCTGAACCGTGTGGTATTAGTGAAATCTGCCAATTAA
- a CDS encoding alpha-L-rhamnosidase-related protein, with the protein MKKIPHFFIVLVCILAAVQLKAADDFLPQSKWIGSEHCQSTPNTWLCFRKTVHLPGVPGEMIANIAVDSKYWLWINGKMVVFEGGLKRGPAPGATYYDQVDIAPYLEKGENIIALLVWHFGKNGFSHVNSGTAALLFCAQGANLSIVSDKSWQCSVYRAYQNTEAPFPNYRLSESNIRFDARKELAGWNMPDFSGKLGASIEIVAPNEMPFGKLVARPIPMWKNGGLTDYPEVVKNEKGDTIRCRLPYNCQITPYLHVKAPAGLVVGMLTDNYTGGSANNVRAEYITREGEQEYESFGWMNGHEVLYVVPAGVEVLGVKYRETGYNADMKGSFACDDDFYNELWKRSARTLYITMRDNYMDCPDRERAQWWGDEVNELGEAFYVLDPRGWQLAAKGIYELMNWQRPDGVIASPVPSLNWCKELPLQMLASVGWYGFYTQAFYSDDYSFVPHIYDGLKKYLHEVWQVDGQGMPVVRPGDWSWGDWGTDVDMEVLTTCWYYLALKAEKEFALHLRKLYDANQIGEMMKRISAAFDARYWNGKAYRSKLHNGETDDRAQAMAVVSGLAPVGRYKALLKVFKKEYHASPYMEKYVMEALFMMGEPEFALKRMRDRYAKMISYPYTTLFEGWGIGAEGFGGGTINHAWSGGPLTILSQKLCGIEPLAPGFKQFRVAPQLGSLNKASAVVPTLYGDIRVDIRQQDHKLGIQVVVPQGTTAVVALPGSKEKVLSPGTHILP; encoded by the coding sequence ATGAAAAAAATCCCCCATTTCTTTATTGTTTTAGTTTGTATATTGGCTGCTGTACAATTAAAGGCAGCAGATGATTTCCTTCCTCAATCCAAATGGATTGGTAGTGAACATTGTCAAAGTACTCCGAATACCTGGCTTTGTTTTCGTAAAACGGTGCATCTGCCCGGCGTTCCGGGTGAGATGATTGCAAATATCGCTGTGGATTCTAAGTATTGGCTATGGATTAACGGCAAGATGGTGGTGTTTGAAGGCGGATTGAAACGGGGGCCTGCTCCCGGAGCGACTTATTATGATCAGGTGGATATTGCCCCTTATCTGGAGAAGGGGGAGAATATCATTGCTCTGCTGGTGTGGCATTTCGGGAAAAACGGATTCAGTCATGTGAATAGTGGAACGGCAGCTTTGTTGTTTTGTGCCCAAGGGGCAAATTTATCCATTGTCAGTGATAAGAGCTGGCAATGTAGTGTGTATCGGGCTTATCAGAATACAGAAGCCCCATTCCCCAATTATCGTTTATCCGAAAGTAATATCCGCTTTGATGCCCGTAAGGAATTGGCAGGTTGGAATATGCCGGATTTCAGTGGAAAGCTGGGAGCATCTATCGAAATTGTGGCTCCGAACGAAATGCCGTTTGGAAAATTGGTAGCCCGTCCCATTCCGATGTGGAAGAATGGTGGGTTAACGGATTATCCGGAAGTAGTCAAAAATGAAAAAGGGGATACTATTCGGTGCCGTTTGCCCTATAATTGTCAGATAACTCCTTATCTGCATGTAAAGGCTCCTGCCGGATTGGTGGTTGGCATGCTGACCGATAATTATACGGGAGGAAGTGCTAATAATGTGAGAGCTGAATACATTACTCGTGAGGGTGAGCAGGAATATGAAAGTTTCGGCTGGATGAATGGTCATGAGGTGCTTTATGTTGTTCCTGCCGGCGTGGAAGTGCTGGGCGTTAAATACCGGGAAACGGGTTATAATGCGGATATGAAAGGTTCTTTCGCATGCGATGATGATTTCTATAATGAATTGTGGAAGCGAAGTGCGCGTACTTTATATATTACCATGCGCGATAATTACATGGACTGTCCTGATCGTGAGCGTGCTCAATGGTGGGGAGATGAAGTAAATGAGTTGGGTGAAGCTTTCTATGTACTTGATCCGCGCGGTTGGCAGTTGGCCGCAAAAGGTATCTATGAATTGATGAACTGGCAACGTCCGGACGGCGTTATTGCTTCTCCTGTTCCATCGTTGAACTGGTGTAAGGAACTTCCTTTGCAGATGCTTGCGTCTGTAGGCTGGTATGGATTCTACACGCAAGCGTTCTATAGTGACGATTATTCTTTTGTTCCGCATATTTACGACGGCCTGAAGAAGTATTTGCATGAAGTCTGGCAGGTTGATGGCCAAGGTATGCCTGTGGTTCGTCCGGGTGATTGGAGTTGGGGCGATTGGGGAACGGATGTTGATATGGAGGTTCTTACTACCTGTTGGTATTATCTGGCTCTTAAGGCTGAAAAAGAGTTTGCCCTTCATCTGCGTAAACTGTATGATGCCAATCAGATCGGTGAAATGATGAAACGTATCTCTGCGGCTTTTGACGCCCGCTATTGGAATGGTAAGGCTTATCGTTCCAAATTGCATAATGGGGAGACGGATGACCGTGCGCAGGCAATGGCTGTAGTGAGTGGATTGGCACCGGTCGGTAGATATAAAGCTTTGCTAAAGGTTTTCAAGAAGGAATATCATGCCAGTCCTTATATGGAAAAGTATGTAATGGAAGCCTTGTTTATGATGGGCGAACCGGAGTTTGCATTGAAACGTATGCGCGACCGTTATGCTAAAATGATATCATATCCTTATACCACCTTATTTGAAGGGTGGGGGATAGGCGCCGAAGGTTTTGGTGGAGGTACTATTAATCATGCATGGAGTGGCGGCCCGCTGACTATATTGAGTCAAAAACTGTGTGGAATAGAACCACTTGCTCCCGGATTTAAGCAATTCCGTGTTGCTCCGCAACTGGGTTCGTTGAATAAAGCTTCGGCGGTGGTGCCTACTCTTTATGGTGACATCAGGGTTGATATAAGGCAGCAAGATCATAAACTCGGTATTCAAGTGGTTGTTCCGCAAGGCACCACGGCAGTAGTGGCATTGCCTGGCAGTAAGGAAAAAGTGCTTTCACCGGGTACTCATATTCTTCCGTAA
- the purB gene encoding adenylosuccinate lyase: MELDLLTAISPIDGRYRGKTDALAAYFSEFALVKYRVQVEVEYFITLCELPLPQLKGVDKSVFETLRNIYRNFSEADAQRIKDIESVTNHDVKAVEYFLKEEFDKMGGMDDYKEFIHFGLTSQDINNTSVPLSIKEALEQVYYPQIEELIAQLRTYAEDWAAIPMLAKTHGQPASPTRLGKEVMVFVYRLERQLATLKACPITAKFGGATGNYNAHHVAYPEFDWKAFGNKFVAEKLGLEREEYTTQISNYDNLSAIFDAMKRINTVMIDMNRDFWQYISMEYFKQKIKAGEVGSSAMPHKVNPIDFENAEGNLGIATAILEHLAVKLPVSRLQRDLTDSTVLRNVGVPFGHIVIAIQSSLKGLRKLLLNETAIYRDLDNCWSVVAEAIQTILRREAYPHPYEALKALTRTNQAITEASIKEFIEGLNVSEEIKKELRVITPHTYTGI; the protein is encoded by the coding sequence ATGGAACTTGATTTACTTACAGCTATCTCTCCGATTGATGGTCGATATAGAGGAAAAACGGATGCCTTGGCGGCTTATTTCTCGGAGTTTGCCTTGGTGAAATACCGCGTGCAAGTGGAAGTGGAATACTTCATCACCTTGTGCGAGCTGCCTTTGCCGCAGTTGAAAGGCGTAGACAAAAGTGTATTTGAAACTTTAAGAAATATCTATCGTAACTTCTCTGAAGCTGATGCACAGCGTATCAAGGATATTGAGAGTGTGACAAACCACGACGTGAAAGCCGTGGAATATTTCCTGAAGGAAGAGTTTGATAAGATGGGTGGAATGGATGACTATAAAGAGTTTATTCATTTCGGACTGACTTCACAGGATATCAATAATACTTCTGTGCCTCTGTCTATCAAGGAAGCTCTGGAACAGGTATACTATCCGCAGATAGAGGAATTGATAGCGCAGCTTCGCACGTATGCGGAAGACTGGGCTGCTATTCCTATGCTTGCTAAGACACATGGTCAGCCGGCTTCTCCTACCCGTTTGGGGAAGGAGGTAATGGTGTTCGTCTATCGTCTTGAACGCCAATTGGCTACATTAAAGGCTTGCCCCATTACTGCTAAGTTTGGCGGTGCTACCGGAAATTACAATGCACATCATGTTGCCTATCCGGAGTTTGACTGGAAAGCATTCGGTAACAAATTCGTTGCTGAAAAGCTGGGATTGGAACGCGAAGAGTATACTACGCAGATCTCCAATTATGATAATCTTTCCGCTATCTTTGATGCAATGAAACGCATTAATACAGTGATGATCGATATGAACCGTGACTTCTGGCAATATATTTCCATGGAATATTTCAAGCAGAAGATCAAAGCTGGTGAAGTGGGATCCAGTGCTATGCCGCACAAGGTGAATCCGATTGACTTTGAAAATGCGGAAGGTAACTTGGGTATAGCTACTGCAATTCTGGAACATCTGGCTGTGAAATTGCCGGTATCTCGTTTGCAACGCGACCTGACAGATTCTACTGTATTGCGTAATGTAGGCGTTCCGTTTGGACATATCGTAATTGCCATTCAAAGTTCGTTGAAGGGGTTGCGTAAGTTGTTGCTGAATGAAACTGCTATTTATCGTGATTTGGATAATTGCTGGAGCGTGGTAGCTGAGGCTATTCAGACTATCCTGCGCCGTGAAGCATATCCGCATCCGTATGAGGCGTTGAAAGCATTGACCCGTACCAACCAGGCTATTACGGAAGCTTCCATAAAAGAATTTATCGAAGGGTTGAATGTAAGCGAAGAGATTAAGAAAGAATTGCGCGTCATTACTCCCCATACATATACAGGTATTTAA